Proteins found in one Falco rusticolus isolate bFalRus1 chromosome W, bFalRus1.pri, whole genome shotgun sequence genomic segment:
- the LOC119140870 gene encoding iron-sulfur cluster assembly 1 homolog, mitochondrial-like isoform X2 gives MARLLLGNSRGRRQGCCWLPIMGCCPMGVGAGSVLCVVASCRLCLGQMGEEGAEMVMASSVVRATVRAVSKRKIQATRAALTLTPSAAQKIKHLLKDKPEHVGVKVGVRTRGCNGLSYTLEYTKSKGDSDEDVVQDGIRIFIEKKAQLTLLRTEMDYVEDKLVGALAVLNDYTEL, from the exons ATGGCACGGCTCCTTCTCGGCAATAGCCGGGGAAGGAGGCAGGGCTGTTGCTGGTTGCCGATCATGGGCTGCTGCCCAATGGGGGTGGGCGCAGGGAGCGTGCTATGCGTCGTGGCGTCATGTCGGCTGTGCCTAGGGCAGATGGGAGAGGAAGGGGCTGAGATGGTCATGGCTTCGTCTGTCGTGAGGGCTACGGTGCGGGCCGTGAGTAAGAGGAAGATCCAGGCTACCCGCGCTGCCCTCACCCTG ACCCCATCGGCTGCTCAGAAGATAAAACACCTTCTTAAAGATAAACCTGAGCAT gtaGGTGTGAAAGTAGGTGTTCGTACAAGAGGATGCAATGGACTTTCTTACACACTAGAATATACAAAGTCAAAGGGAGACTCTGATGAAGATGTAGTTCAAGATG GGATTAGAATCTTTATTgagaagaaagcacagctgaCACTTCTAAGAACTGAAATGGACTATGTGGAAGACAAACT tgttggggctcttgctgtattgaatgattatactgaactctga
- the LOC119140870 gene encoding iron-sulfur cluster assembly 1 homolog, mitochondrial-like isoform X1, translating to MARLLLGNSRGRRQGCCWLPIMGCCPMGVGAGSVLCVVASCRLCLGQMGEEGAEMVMASSVVRATVRAVSKRKIQATRAALTLTPSAAQKIKHLLKDKPEHVGVKVGVRTRGCNGLSYTLEYTKSKGDSDEDVVQDGIRIFIEKKAQLTLLRTEMDYVEDKLFSEFVFNNPNIKGTCGCGESFNV from the exons ATGGCACGGCTCCTTCTCGGCAATAGCCGGGGAAGGAGGCAGGGCTGTTGCTGGTTGCCGATCATGGGCTGCTGCCCAATGGGGGTGGGCGCAGGGAGCGTGCTATGCGTCGTGGCGTCATGTCGGCTGTGCCTAGGGCAGATGGGAGAGGAAGGGGCTGAGATGGTCATGGCTTCGTCTGTCGTGAGGGCTACGGTGCGGGCCGTGAGTAAGAGGAAGATCCAGGCTACCCGCGCTGCCCTCACCCTG ACCCCATCGGCTGCTCAGAAGATAAAACACCTTCTTAAAGATAAACCTGAGCAT gtaGGTGTGAAAGTAGGTGTTCGTACAAGAGGATGCAATGGACTTTCTTACACACTAGAATATACAAAGTCAAAGGGAGACTCTGATGAAGATGTAGTTCAAGATG GGATTAGAATCTTTATTgagaagaaagcacagctgaCACTTCTAAGAACTGAAATGGACTATGTGGAAGACAAACTGTTCAGTGAATTTGTCTTCAATAATCCAAACATCAAAGGAACATGTGGCTGTGGAGAAAGCTTTAACGTTTGA
- the LOC119140870 gene encoding iron-sulfur cluster assembly 1 homolog, mitochondrial-like isoform X3, which translates to MARLLLGNSRGRRQGCCWLPIMGCCPMGVGAGSVLCVVASCRLCLGQMGEEGAEMVMASSVVRATVRATPSAAQKIKHLLKDKPEHVGVKVGVRTRGCNGLSYTLEYTKSKGDSDEDVVQDGIRIFIEKKAQLTLLRTEMDYVEDKLFSEFVFNNPNIKGTCGCGESFNV; encoded by the exons ATGGCACGGCTCCTTCTCGGCAATAGCCGGGGAAGGAGGCAGGGCTGTTGCTGGTTGCCGATCATGGGCTGCTGCCCAATGGGGGTGGGCGCAGGGAGCGTGCTATGCGTCGTGGCGTCATGTCGGCTGTGCCTAGGGCAGATGGGAGAGGAAGGGGCTGAGATGGTCATGGCTTCGTCTGTCGTGAGGGCTACGGTGCGGGCC ACCCCATCGGCTGCTCAGAAGATAAAACACCTTCTTAAAGATAAACCTGAGCAT gtaGGTGTGAAAGTAGGTGTTCGTACAAGAGGATGCAATGGACTTTCTTACACACTAGAATATACAAAGTCAAAGGGAGACTCTGATGAAGATGTAGTTCAAGATG GGATTAGAATCTTTATTgagaagaaagcacagctgaCACTTCTAAGAACTGAAATGGACTATGTGGAAGACAAACTGTTCAGTGAATTTGTCTTCAATAATCCAAACATCAAAGGAACATGTGGCTGTGGAGAAAGCTTTAACGTTTGA